In one Mastacembelus armatus chromosome 19, fMasArm1.2, whole genome shotgun sequence genomic region, the following are encoded:
- the clrn3 gene encoding clarin-3: MPSTKKILHFLSSALVTSISVGVLGFGMSTQWAKTTLECTRDGGGIINGTAIITLKLFDGNLNRSFCPSFGSIDDFQVFPTLRGTGGTPVALHILVLCLLALCLLFSAGSILITLYNSVSNPYETYMGPIGVYTCSSLSACLSVVVLIVFVVNVNVTNMAEDLVKNFSEAIPVELKNQSSEMLLGYYLIIPYTVLSLAAIALIYTYDHAAYAHRREQQRPTEDAPKEIMMY, from the exons ATGCCTTCCACCAAGAAGATTCTGCATTTTTTGTCCAGTGCACTGGTTACTTCAATATCTGTTGGTGTGCTGGGATTTGGCATGTCAACACAGTGGGCTAAGACGACTTTGGAGTGCACAAGAGATGGAGGTGGCATCATCAATGGAACTGCTATAATCACTCTGAAGCTTTTTGATGGGAATTTAAACAGATCCTTTTGCCCTTCGTTTGGAAGCATCGATGATTTTCAAG TGTTTCCTACCTTGAGAGGAACAGGAGGGACCCCAGTAGCCCTGCACATTTTGGTTCTGTGCCTGCTGGCcctgtgtcttttgttttctgctggcAGCATCCTCATCACCCTGTACAACAGTGTCAGTAACCCTTATGAAACCTACATGGGGCCCATTGGTGTCTACACCTGCAGCTCACTCAGCG CGTGCTTGTCAGTTGTGGTCCTTATTGTGTTTGTGGTGAATGTCAACGTGACCAACATGGCAGAGGATTTGGTAAAGAACTTCTCTGAGGCTATTCCAGTAGAGCTGAAGAACCAGTCTTCAGAGATGCTGCTAGGATACTACCTGATCATCCCGTACACAGTGCTGTCTCTCGCTGCCATTGCCTTGATCTACACGTACGACCACGCAGCCTACGCACACAGgagagaacagcagaggccTACTGAGGATGCACCTAAGGAGATAATGATGTATTAG